TTAGAAGAGAAAGGGATCACCATTGATCCTTATTGTCTGGTCCCGCTGGAAAGTCGTTTTCATCTCATTGGATTTTGTCATCGTCAGGGTGTTATTCGTACATATCATATCAACGATTTTTCTAATGTGAAGCCATTAAATCGTTTTTTTTCGAAGGAAGCGTTTGATGTGCAAGCCTTTATGAAGCAGAAATGGTCACTCGATAGGGATAGTTTACAGGTAGAATTCAAAGTGAAATTCTCGGAACGGGTAATGGAAGGAATTAAGAAGGACGAATTGCCTTTTAAGCCAAGTAAAGTGGATCGTCAATCTAGATGTTTTCACTTTAAGGTTGCCGTGGAACAAGATATAGGATTTGTCCGCTGGATTAAGAGATTCGAAGAGGAAGCGGAAATCATTGAACCGTACTATTACCGTGAAGTAATCAGGCAGCAGTTGGAAAAATGGAGTTCGCACTATAAATAGTGATACGCTCATTTGACCTTCGTTCAATTCGAAAGATGGGGTGCTTGAGCAACCATTTAAATGGTTGCCGGTGGCATCCTTTTTTTGCGAGTAAGTCCAAGATACTCATTTCTAACTATCTAATTATAACAATATATAACTAAACATATCCAAACACAACTCAATCTATAGAAAATCGAAAAAACGTATGCTAGAATAGCATCTACATATATACATGTGAAAATGGGAGGAATGGAAATGTTTAAGAAATGGTCAGTCAGGATCTTTGGTGTATTAGCAATTTTTTTGGTTGTGAATTTATCTGCGGGCGCAGGGTTGGAGGTAGAGGCAGCCGCCAAGAAGACAGAGATTATAGTATCCGCTGCAGCCAGCTTGCAGGATAGCTTAGATAAAATGGCGCTTCTCTATGAGAAGAAGCATCCCGATATTGATTTGGTCTTTAATTATGCTGCATCTGGCACATTACAGAAGCAGATTGAGCAGGGTGCTCCGGCGGATCTGTTCTTCTCTGCAGGGGATAAACAGATGAATGCGTTAGTGGATGCTGGACTGATCTCTGACCATAAGGTTCTGCTTAAGAATCAGTTGGTTCTAGTCGTACCTTCGAATTCAAAAGCTTCATTAAATACAATCACTCAACTTACGGATAAATCCTTTAAGAAGGTAGCGGTAGGGCAGCCTGAATCTGTGCCCGCTGGCCAATATGCTCAGCAATCGTTAACTGCGAAGAAGGTATGGGATACGCTGCAAAACAAACTTGTATTTGCGAAGGATGTACGTCAGGTTCTGTCTTACGTCGAAACGGGGAATGTCGATGCAGGCTTTGTATATAAGACAGATGCATTGACTTCAAAAAAGACAAAGATCGCCCTTACTGTAGGCCCGCATGTTCACAAAGCTATTAATTATCCGGCGGGTATCGTGAAGGATTCAAAGAATCAAAAGGAAGCTAAAGAATTTTACAATTATCTTCAAAGCAAAGAGGCTAGTGATATTTTTGCAAGCTATGGCTTCTTGCTTCCTTAAATAAGAAATCATGAGTAGAAGCGGGGTGAATAAGGATGGAAATAAATTGGACTGATTTCTTCGCCCCGGTATGGCTTTCCGTTAAAATTTCAGTAATTACCAGCATCATTGTATTTATTCTTGCAACGGCCGCGGCTAAGGCTATGGCAGGTCGCAAGTTCCCTGGTTATAGCTTGGTTGAGACTGTAATGCTTCTTCCTCTCGTATTGCCGCCGACAGTTGTCGGATTTGTGCTGTTGGTCGTCTTAGGTCGTCGCAGCTGGATTGGCAGATGGTATGAACAAATGACGGAGCATACGATCCTTTTTACATGGGGGGCTGCGGTTATCGCTGCGGTTGTCGTAGCTTTTCCTCTCGTTTACCGTACGGTGAAGGCGGGCTTTGAAGGCGTGGAAGCGGATCTTGAGGATGCGGCGCGTGCGCAGGGAGCGAGCGAACTGCAGGTACTGCGTTATGTCACATTGCCCCTTGCAGGTCGGTCACTCGCTGCTGGGTATGTTCTAGGTTTTGCCCGCGGTTTAGGAGAATTTGGCGCAACGATCATGGTAGCTGGAAATATTCCTGGCCGCACGCAGACTGTACCTACAGCGATCTATGTCGCGGTGGATGGCGGCAACATGACCCTTGCTTGGATGTGGGTGTGCTCCATTATTGTTATGTCTGCTGTGATGTTGATGTTTGTGAACCGGCGTACTTAATTATGCTCGACAGAGATCGCTCCGCTGACCTCAGTGGGAATGTCGATTGGAAATCTTGATAAATTTAAAAAAACCTAGCCCATCCAGGAGTAACCTGGGATGGACTAGGTTTTTTTTCTTTAGAAACGCACCGTTAAAACAAAACCTCTTTAATAAGAAGCAAGCTTGTGACTATCAGGTTTCGTAAATAATCGTCCCGGTTTCCGTGAGATCATATCCGTGAATGGACCCAAGCTCACTTTGAAAGGCTGGCGAGCGTAAAATATCAATCACGGTGGTGATCCAGTGCTCATTTCCCGGTTTCTTGAGCATCACTAGATCATAACACTCCTGAATCAAGGGAATGAAATCAACGCCGTCGACAATCTGAGCAGCCTTCTCGGTACCGATGGCCACATCGGCTTCTCCTCGTGACACTTTTCCAGCGACTGCCAAATGACTATTCTCCTCCTGCGCATATCCAGATAGGCTTGCGGCAGGAATGCCGTGCAATCGGAGTTGCTCATCCAATAACACACGTGCACCAGCGCCTCGTTCTCTATTAATCAGTGTAAGTCCATCCTGTTGCAGATGAGACCATTCATGAAGACCTCTAGGATTTCCCTTTTGAACATACAATCCTGCACTTCGGGTCAACAGACGCACTACAACATAAGAGAAGCCTACAAGGATTTTACGAATATAGGGAAGGTTATATTCTCCAGTATCCCCGTCGAGCAGATGCGTACTGACGATGTCCGACTCGCCCTGATACATGGCAATCAGACTATCTAGACTGCCAG
This genomic stretch from Paenibacillus sp. FSL H7-0737 harbors:
- the modA gene encoding molybdate ABC transporter substrate-binding protein, which encodes MFKKWSVRIFGVLAIFLVVNLSAGAGLEVEAAAKKTEIIVSAAASLQDSLDKMALLYEKKHPDIDLVFNYAASGTLQKQIEQGAPADLFFSAGDKQMNALVDAGLISDHKVLLKNQLVLVVPSNSKASLNTITQLTDKSFKKVAVGQPESVPAGQYAQQSLTAKKVWDTLQNKLVFAKDVRQVLSYVETGNVDAGFVYKTDALTSKKTKIALTVGPHVHKAINYPAGIVKDSKNQKEAKEFYNYLQSKEASDIFASYGFLLP
- the modB gene encoding molybdate ABC transporter permease subunit → MEINWTDFFAPVWLSVKISVITSIIVFILATAAAKAMAGRKFPGYSLVETVMLLPLVLPPTVVGFVLLVVLGRRSWIGRWYEQMTEHTILFTWGAAVIAAVVVAFPLVYRTVKAGFEGVEADLEDAARAQGASELQVLRYVTLPLAGRSLAAGYVLGFARGLGEFGATIMVAGNIPGRTQTVPTAIYVAVDGGNMTLAWMWVCSIIVMSAVMLMFVNRRT
- a CDS encoding substrate-binding domain-containing protein — encoded protein: MSDNTSYTTEEIARLLKISKLKVYDLIKKGELPSYRVGKQMRVDQSDLEAYKQNARSGMTLSTSPLTFAGANLTQVATHSGQFNSKATGHSLVITGQDMSLDILATYLERCLPTERPLRSYAGSLDSLIAMYQGESDIVSTHLLDGDTGEYNLPYIRKILVGFSYVVVRLLTRSAGLYVQKGNPRGLHEWSHLQQDGLTLINRERGAGARVLLDEQLRLHGIPAASLSGYAQEENSHLAVAGKVSRGEADVAIGTEKAAQIVDGVDFIPLIQECYDLVMLKKPGNEHWITTVIDILRSPAFQSELGSIHGYDLTETGTIIYET